Part of the Cytophagia bacterium CHB2 genome is shown below.
GCAATACCCGCGCGGCACGCGCATCGACAACATGGGGTGTGAAATCGCGCGGCTAGAGGCGTTTCAAACTTTTCTCGAAAATCTCGAAAATTATCAACGGAGATGATTATGGCGGTAAAGGCTGCAGCTTCTGTTTTAGCGAAAAACGAACTTGTTCAGGCAACCGCACCGGCTGCGGCCACGAAGCCTGCACGGCAACGTGTTTGGCGCGCAAACCAACCGCTATCCATTTCAACGAAGCAGGATAAATTCACCGTGGTGGCGCTCTCGCCCAAACGCGGTGAGCGCGTGTTGGAAGTGGGATGCGGCGCCGGGCGGCGATTGCCGATTATCGCGCGCGCGGGCGCCGCAAGCATTGGTCTTGATCCGTCACCCGAGTTGTTGCGCGCGGCCAACCGGCGTTTTCCCGAAGGCATGTTGTTGCAATGTGATATCGAGCAGCCGTTTCCGCTGCTCGGGAATTATTTTGACGCTGCGTTATGC
Proteins encoded:
- a CDS encoding class I SAM-dependent methyltransferase, which gives rise to MIMAVKAAASVLAKNELVQATAPAAATKPARQRVWRANQPLSISTKQDKFTVVALSPKRGERVLEVGCGAGRRLPIIARAGAASIGLDPSPELLRAANRRFPEGMLLQCDIEQPFPLLGNYFDAALCVLAGEHPERLHFMLREVHRVLRPGGRVLLALHYPEMAAPNTTSSKGPVNLELNFYEVDFEMRSGPFRYSPHDYVTALHQAGFYDVRQHEDGKTSILRSEQEAFFVGPRAFPTQVILQALRPNLHEV